DNA sequence from the Vanrija pseudolonga chromosome 7, complete sequence genome:
cgacgggcgcgggcgcgccaAACACTGGCCGAGTGGCAGGCGTGGCGAAGCTGCGCGTCGGgttgctgctcggcggcggggcggcagcgacacCGAACCCGCTCGGTGCGGGCGCTCCAAACACGGCAGGCTTGCCCGGGTTCGGGAGGCTCGACGCGTGTTTTGGCTTGGCTGGaagcgcctcgcgcaggtGCGTCTCGTTGACGTCGTTCTTGTCCGACGTCTCAATCTTGCCGTGGATCTCGACGCCCGCCTTGTCGATCGCATCCTGCTGAACGCCACgcaccgacgtcgagtaGATCATGCGGAACTTGACGGGGCTGCCGGACGGGCACCAGTAGATGAAGACGACGCGGCCCTTggactcgacctcgggctctGGTTCaggctcggcggcagcgatgggctcgggcgacgcgggcTTGGACTCGACCTTGAGCGCTGCGACACCTTCCTCTGCCGTCTCTTCCTTGTCACCACCTGtctcctcagcctcctccttcGGTGcagcgtcctcctcctctcctccctccgtcttctccttctcctgctcCTCACCATCGGCAGCGTTTTCAGGCTGGGCTGTTGAAGCTGCGACGTAGCGAACACCGCCAGCGGTCGCCTGGAATGTGTTGCGGGGTGCGGaaggcgcagcggcggcaggcgccgGCTTTGGTGCCGGCttggggggcgggggcgtggggAACGAGTAGAAGACGTAGGCTGGGGCCTTCTCTGGCAGCTTGGACGCGAGCTCGGAGGGCTTGCACGCCTCGGAGCGCTGCAGCtggagcagcgacgagtcggTGGGCGCAATGTCCTGGGTGTCAGTTGTGTCGAGGACACGTGAACTCACCAGAGACACGATCCAGCCGTCGTCAGACCTCGCAGCGGCCTTGGTGAGCGCCTCCTGCACGTCTGCGTTCCACTTCATGCGGCCACCAAGCCCGACGACAGCCTTGACGCGCGCCGTCTGCGTCTCCTTGTCCAGGGCGAGCGActtggcctcctccgcctcggccgccttgatctcgagcagcgccgcctcggacgcggtgagcgggggaggcgagaggatgtggtcgaggtgggccttgagcgcctttGGTGTGAGGTCTCCCTGAGGGGGTGGGTCAGCACCGCACACTACAGCACAGCACAGACACAACagcacagcgccgccgccgcacactCACAATCGACGTCGCAAACCAGTCATGCTTAAAGTTGCCGGTGCCCAGCGCCTTCatgaggccgccgcgcgagctcgcctgCAGCATCTTTGCGCGCACGCCCGCATCGTCGGGCACAAACGTCACCATCATCCACtcgtacgcgccgcccgacttGGAGTCGAGGCGGTAAGCGAACGACGCGGGCGTCTGCTTGCTCGGCAGCGTgggggcgagcagctcgatgtcgtcggcgtacgagCCCTTGGGCTTGACCGTGGTGAGGTGGGAGAAGGACTCTGCgggggtgtgtgagcggaCGAACACAGCTCCAATGTGGGCATAGAGGTGAGACGTAGCAAGGGTTACACCACCGTGCAAgccctcgccatcacccCAGCACAGCACTCACCGC
Encoded proteins:
- the Twf1 gene encoding Twinfilin-1; this encodes MSAPSGIKVPPAISAAFGAAKSSADDVRALVFTIEGESFSHLTTVKPKGSYADDIELLAPTLPSKQTPASFAYRLDSKSGGAYEWMMVTFVPDDAGVRAKMLQASSRGGLMKALGTGNFKHDWFATSIGDLTPKALKAHLDHILSPPPLTASEAALLEIKAAEAEEAKSLALDKETQTARVKAVVGLGGRMKWNADVQEALTKAAARSDDGWIVSLDIAPTDSSLLQLQRSEACKPSELASKLPEKAPAYVFYSFPTPPPPKPAPKPAPAAAAPSAPRNTFQATAGGVRYVAASTAQPENAADGEEQEKEKTEGGEEEDAAPKEEAEETGGDKEETAEEGVAALKVESKPASPEPIAAAEPEPEPEVESKGRVVFIYWCPSGSPVKFRMIYSTSVRGVQQDAIDKAGVEIHGKIETSDKNDVNETHLREALPAKPKHASSLPNPGKPAVFGAPAPSGFGVAAAPPPSSNPTRSFATPATRPVFGAPAPVGAAFGRPMPIRTTSHTPPASSSSPVSAAAHASAPTSAVEDDGDSKERIQNAFNAFGPRVNSPGGGSGGFARPRPAGRR